The following coding sequences lie in one Kribbella sp. NBC_00709 genomic window:
- a CDS encoding helix-turn-helix domain-containing protein has protein sequence MKSQAPVPHLMPVPDDESTATVHDFRALVYTVPEVARLLAVSRNTAYLMVRTGQIPARRLGTRWVVPRRAFHTWLDATPIPDDTATLATASNWS, from the coding sequence ATGAAAAGCCAAGCACCTGTGCCGCACCTGATGCCCGTTCCGGACGACGAATCGACGGCGACCGTTCACGACTTCCGAGCCCTGGTCTACACGGTCCCTGAGGTCGCCCGACTGCTGGCCGTCTCGCGCAACACCGCCTACCTCATGGTCCGCACCGGACAGATTCCCGCGCGCCGCCTCGGCACCCGCTGGGTTGTGCCGCGCCGCGCATTCCACACCTGGCTTGACGCCACCCCGATTCCCGACGACACGGCAACCCTCGCGACCGCATCGAACTGGAGCTGA
- a CDS encoding tyrosine-type recombinase/integrase — protein MGYVRKTPAGSWKACWRDATGRQPSKTFPTRREASAFLATIESTKHTGTYVDPHAARRIKFSTYAAQWIESHNVELTTRARDLSLLKNHVVAHWGNAPLSAIDHSSTQKWITALSRQLSPSTVGECNRLFSAVLKNAVRDRLIAVNPAKDVRLPKKRQQAGDRQTISREEFTTQLLPAVPERHRAIVALAGGTGLRWGECVGLRWESVDLVAGTLRVERVAVEVNGHVTPKPYPKSRAGRRVVPVPSMVGRLLEEYRELYGTGQAGEVFINEAGTPLRRTLFRARIWRPSLVRAGLLGWVAEDSEKFRGTWPTPTGDETELFKTRAQAVKAVSRHAEGGLRFHDLRHSYASWLITSGVPVPDVQRVMGHERPTTTLMIYTHVQGGSQERVLGALAAFSLPEED, from the coding sequence ATGGGCTACGTCCGAAAGACCCCCGCTGGAAGCTGGAAAGCCTGCTGGCGTGACGCCACCGGTCGCCAGCCGTCGAAGACCTTCCCGACTCGTCGGGAGGCGTCTGCCTTCCTGGCCACGATCGAATCAACCAAGCACACCGGTACGTACGTCGATCCGCACGCTGCACGACGCATCAAGTTCAGCACCTACGCCGCGCAGTGGATCGAGTCGCACAATGTCGAGCTGACGACGCGTGCACGGGATCTGTCCTTGCTCAAGAATCACGTGGTCGCGCACTGGGGTAACGCTCCGCTCTCCGCGATCGACCATTCGTCCACGCAGAAGTGGATTACCGCTCTTTCCCGTCAGCTGTCGCCGTCAACCGTTGGTGAATGCAACCGTCTGTTCAGTGCAGTCCTGAAGAATGCTGTCCGCGATCGGTTGATCGCAGTGAACCCAGCCAAGGACGTACGGCTACCGAAGAAGCGGCAGCAGGCGGGGGACAGGCAGACGATCAGCCGGGAGGAATTCACGACCCAACTCCTCCCGGCCGTCCCCGAGCGGCACCGAGCGATCGTCGCTCTTGCTGGCGGTACTGGACTGCGGTGGGGCGAATGCGTCGGACTCCGTTGGGAGTCGGTCGACCTAGTGGCCGGCACTCTGCGAGTCGAGCGCGTGGCCGTTGAGGTGAACGGTCATGTGACCCCGAAGCCCTACCCGAAGTCGCGAGCTGGGAGGCGCGTTGTCCCGGTTCCGTCGATGGTGGGCCGCCTCCTGGAGGAGTACCGCGAGCTCTACGGCACGGGGCAGGCGGGGGAGGTGTTCATCAACGAGGCGGGCACCCCGTTGAGGCGCACACTCTTCCGGGCTCGGATCTGGCGGCCGTCGCTCGTCCGGGCCGGACTGCTCGGCTGGGTCGCAGAGGACAGCGAAAAGTTCCGGGGCACCTGGCCGACCCCGACCGGAGACGAGACCGAGCTGTTCAAAACCAGGGCACAGGCGGTCAAAGCCGTGTCGCGCCACGCGGAAGGTGGGCTGCGGTTCCACGATCTCCGGCACTCGTACGCGTCATGGCTGATCACCTCGGGTGTGCCGGTTCCCGACGTACAGCGGGTGATGGGGCACGAGCGGCCGACGACGACGCTGATGATCTACACACATGTGCAGGGAGGCTCTCAGGAGCGGGTCCTTGGGGCTCTCGCTGCCTTTTCGCTGCCCGAAGAGGACTGA